In Edaphobacter aggregans, the sequence ATCATGTCCACCACACCAGCACCGGTAGTCAAAGAAACCAAGGCCCAGCGCTCCGAACGCCTCAAGCTCGCCAAAAATCCCTGGGAAGCCTGGGACGAGGTCCGCGAGTTCGCCCGCAACGGCCGCGACACCGTACTGCCCGAATGGACCGGCCTCTACTTCAAGTGGTGGGGCGTCTACACCCAGGGCGACGGCCTCGGTGTCACCGGCGGAGCCAACGGCGAAGGCAAAGCCACCGAGTTTTTCATGATGCGCATCGGCCTCCCCAACGGCATTCTCACCAGTGAGCAGACCCGCGTCATCGGCCAGCTCACCAAAAAGTACGCCCGCAACCTCGCCGACATTACCACCCGCCAGAACATCCAGCTCCACTGGCTCACCCTCTCCGGACTCGTCGAAGTAGTCGACGCCCTCACCGCCGTCGGCCTCTCTCCCAAGGGAGCCTGCGGAGACGTCGTCCGCAACGTCACCGGCTGCCCCCTCGCTGGACTCGACCACACCGAACTCATCGACTCCAGCCCCCTCGCCGTCGAAATCGCCCACCACCTCACGGCAAACCCGGAGTTCTACAACCTCCCGCGCAAGTTCAAGATCTCCGTCACCGGCTGCCCCGTCTGGTGCACCTACCCCGAGATCAACGACGTAGCCCTCACCGCCATCAAGCGCACCGTCGATGGCAAGGAAGAGATCGGCTACACCCTCCGCGTAGGCGGCGGCCTCTCCACCGAGCCCCACATCGCCGAGCGCATCCCCGCCTTCATCCCGCAGGACAAGGCCCTCGAAGTCGTCACCGCCGTAGTCCGCATCTTCAAGGAGCAATCCGAGCTCCGCGAAAACCGCACCCGCGCCCGCATCAAGTACCTCTTCATGCGCCACGGCTGGACCGCCGAATCCTTCCTCGTCGCTCTCGAAGAAAAGCTCGACTACAAACTCGATCCCAACCCCGCATCCGCCGACACCGTCCCCGCCGACATCTACCGCGACCATGTCGGCATCACGTCGCAGCGCCAGCCCGGTCTCTCCTCCGTCGGAGCCTCCGTACTCAACGGACGTCTCTCAGGCGACCAGCTCATCGCCCTCGCCGACCTCGCCGACAAGTACGGCAACGGCCAGCTCCGCGCCACGATCGGCCAGAACATCCTCATCGTCAACGTCCCCGATCGCGAGACCGCGGCCCTCGTCATCGAGCTCAACACCCTCAACCTCCACGTCGACGTCTCGGCCTTCTGGCGCGGCGCCATCGCCTGCACCGGCACCGAGTTCTGTAAGCTCGCCATCGCCGAGACCAAGGGCTTCAACAAGTGGCTCGTCAACGAACTCGAAGACCGCCTCCCCGGCTTCGACCAGCAGATCCGCCTCCACGTCACCGGCTGCACCAACTCTTGCGGTCAGCACTGGATCGCCGACATAGGCCTGGAGGGCAAAAAAATCAAGAAGGACGGCCAAATGGTCGACGCCTTCTTCTTCTGCGTAGGCGGCTCCGTCGGCAAGTACGCCCGCCCAGCCCGTCCCCTCGGCTACCGCGTAGCCGCCACCGAGGTCCCCGACGCCATCGAGCGTCTCCTCACCGGCTACCTTGCCGTCCGCACCCCCGGCGAAGACCTCCGCTCCTACTTCGACCGCACCACCGACGACACCCTCCGCGCCCAGCTAGCCGGAGCCATCATCGATCCCGTCGAACGCGACGCCCCACCCGTAGGAGCAGGCCACCTCGCCCCCGGCGAATAATTTTCAAACCGACATCTGTCATCGAATTGAATAGCCTGCTTGCTATCATCAAGTTCGTTAGCAAGTTCCCATGAAATTTATCTGCCTATTTTCTCTCCTTCTCTCTGCTTTGGGCTGTAACAACCGCATAACGAGTGCGCACGTACTTAGCTCAAATCATGCGACCACCTCGACCGTGAGCACGGGAAAGGAGGGAGATGCAGTATTTCCTGTCGTCGATAATGGCAAGTTTTACGTCCTTCCCGATTACCACGCAGACGACGAGAAGGCTGTAAACCTGACGCTAACCGAACACATCGTGACCCAGGTTCGCACTGATCAGGAGTGCTGTTCTTCCGAGATAACGTTGACAGAATCGATCAACGACAAACCCACGTGGATCTTGAAAAAGAAAGCGACCCGCGCCGACATGTTCGATCGTTTCTACCGAACAGTCTCTCCAGGATGCTGCGGTTCCGCGACCCGCTATGCCTATTTTGATCTCCTTACCGGGAACCAGTCTTATATCGCCACAGAACCAATCGCATCTCTGGGACTCGTAGGGAGCTTCACACTCTCGCGCTATCTCGCTCTTAACCGTTTGAGTGAGCCAGGTGACGAGTTGTTCGTCCTTCAAATTCAGTACGGTCCGCAATCCGGCCCGAGCCAGATCGCATACCTTACCCGTTCTGGCGAAGACATTGCAGCCGACTCCACCACCGTGCAGTACTTCAAAGACGGAAAACTCGAACCAAGCACAATATCGGGGCAGGACGGAACATTTCCAATTGATTTCATCCTGTTCCCTCCCGGATATCCGTCCAATACTCATGTCTCCAAAGACGATATAAACGGATTGTCATTCGTACTCAATGTAGAGGGCAGCCATCTCATTAAAATTCCCTTGATCAAAGACCATCTCGACTTCAGTCACGCCGTACTTCCAAAGGGCTTCCAGATTAGCGAAGCTTTGCCTGCTGGCTTCGAAAAATATCTTCAGGAAATTCGTCAATAACCGTCCCTTGTCTCTTCTGCGAGGGGTGCCCCACTGGCGCATACAAATCTTTTCTAACCCAGCCCCTCTGCACCCACACCTTGTAACTCCTGTCAAGCCCCCAAACTCTAGTCCATCACAAATCCCCAACAAAGACGTACCCTTCCTCACCCCACAAACTTTGCCGAATCACCCTCATTCAACTCGTACAATAGAAGTAGCTACCAAGACAGCGAAGAATCGGAGGCTCCGCTGTCGACCACCCATAACTACCCTGAATCGAATACTTTGCAGAACACGGACCCAGTAAAATCAGGACTTCCAGACCTGAACCAACTCGAAACCCAGACTTAACTATAATATTTAGAATACTTTACGCGAAAGCAAGGGGATGGGGCACCCTGTCCATCCAAACCGGAGAACCAAGATGAGCCTCTTCCCGATCTTCCTAAAACTAACCGGCCGCCCCTGCATCGTCATCGGCGCAGGCCACCTCGCCGAGTCGAAGATCGAGTCCCTCCAGGCTGCCTCCGCCAGCATCACCGTCATAGCCCCGCAAGCCAGCCAGCACATCCTCGACTGGGCCGCATCCAGCGAGATCCAATACCACCCCCGCCCCTACCAACAAGGCGATCTCGCAGGAAATTTCCTCGTCGTAGCCGCCACCAACGATCCCGCCGTCAACCGAGCCGTCTTCGCCGAAGCCACCGAAAAAGGCGTCCTCTGCAATGCCGTCGACGACCCCCCCTTCTGCGACTTCTACTTTCCTTCCGTAGTCCGCCGCGGAGACCTCCAGATCGCCATCTCCACCGCCGGAGCCAGCCCCGCCCTCGCCCAGCAACTCCGCAAAGACCTTAACACCCAACTCCCCCTCGACCTCGGAGACTGGCTCACCAACCTCGGGAACCTCCGCCGCGAAGTAGTGGCCGCCGAACCCCTCAACGAATCCCGCCGCCTCCTGCTCCATCAGCTAGCCCAACGCGAAGTCTGCGGCTACGACCAGTGCCCCTCCCGCCAGCTAGCCCGCGAACACGCCCGCACCAACCCAATCCAACTCGAGAAAAAATCGTGAGCACCGAAGCCCAACCCGGCACCGTCTATCTCGCAGGAGCAGGCCCCGGCGATCCTAATCTCCTCACCCTCCGCACCGTCCAACTCCTTCAAACCGCAGACGTCATCCTCCCCGACGACCTCGTCACCGACGAAATCCTGGCCCTCGCCAGCCCCACAGCCGAGATCATCCCAGTCGGCAAACGCTGCGGCCAGCCACGCATCACGCAAGCCGGTATCCACGCCCTCATGCTCGAGCACGCCGAGAACGGCAGCTCCGTCCTGCGCCTCAAATCCGGCGACCCCCTCATCTTCGGCCGCGCCAGCGAAGAAATGGCCTTCCTCCGCGAGCACAACATTCCTTTCGAGATCATCCCCGGCATCACCGCAGCCTTCGCTGTAGCGGCCACCCTCCAGACCCCCCTGACCGATCGCAGCGCCGCCTCAAAACTCATCCTGGCCACAGCCCACCATGCTGCCGGCAAACTCGAAGTCACCCCCAAGTGGACCGGAGCCTTTCCCGAGGACGCCACCCTCGTCATCTACATGCCCGGCCGCCACTTTCGCGCCCTCGCCGACGATCTCATCGCCTCCGGCATCGCCCCCGAAACCCCATGCGTAGCCGTCAGCAAAGCCACCACCCCTCAAGAAAAAGTGCACGCAACCACCCTGCACCAACTCACCGACGACGCCGTAGGCCCGGCCCCAGTCGTCCTCCTCATCGGCCACGCCATCCAGCCGCTCACCACCTGACAACGCAAAAACGTGGCCTCAGTGATGCTCTCTCGGAACAGCCGCAGCACGCCCAACCGTGACGCTGACCGGCGCCGACGCTGCACCTTCTCCATTCGAATTCGAAGCGGAACCACAAAATACGTAGTCCCCTTCTCCGCCGGAATCCCGGTAAACCCAGGCGAAGTCAGTCCACTAACAATCGTCTGAAACGGCCCATTCGCGCTGGTCGAAGCTGCAACCCGATACGTCCGCGCCCCCGCAACCGCAGCCCACGTCACAGAAACCGCATCATCCGCAACATCGGCACTCACCCCCGCAGGAGCCCCAACCCTGAGCCCACCTGGCAGCAGCCCATACACACAAAACTGCCCAGTTCCGACATTCTCCGTACCAAAACTTGCAAGATAAACCTTCCCATTCGCAATCGTTGGCGGAGCCATCTTCGAATAATTGCCGCAGTCATCATGCACCGGATTCTGCAGCGAGTTCCAAAGCTCCCGCTGAATATCATCCGCATCGTAAGCATGCAGAACGCCCGGCCTCGACTCATGCCACGAATCCCCCGTCGCATGAATCGCCGCCCACAAAATCCCATCCCTCGAACCATTCGCCGACAGCGACAGCATCGCCCCGGGATGCCCTTCGTTCACCTCCGGACGCGTCATGACAGGAGTCTCTTCAAGCCTGCCCCCCGTCAACCGATACACACGAGCCTTATCCCGCTGCCCCCACACAAAGAGCAACTCGCCCCGCTTGGCACTCTTCCAATACACAAGGCTATGTAGATGCGAAGCCGTCGCCTGAAAGTGCTGCACCGCATGCTCATCACCGAGATGCCCAAGCGCACCCGTATTGAGCACATAGAGCACGCCCTCTTTACCGCCTCCCATGACAAGCCGTGTGCCCGGAATCAACGTAGCTCCAGACGAATTGAGATCGATGTCCTTCTCATCCAGAAGCTCATGATTAGTCGGCGTAAACCAATCGAGAAGCTTCAACTGCGGATCGAATTTAAGAAAGCTCTCGCTGAAATTCGCCGCACCATCCCAGTTACCATTGCCGGTCACAGCATAGATATTGCCCTGCTCATCAACTGCCGGAGCCTGCCCCGACTGCCAGATGCTCGCACCCTCACCCGTTGGAGACGTATTAAAAACCGCCGTCTGTTGCAGCGACTTCGCATCATAAGCCATCAGGAAGCCGTGATACGGTCCCTTATCGCAGTGCGACGCATACCCAACAACCACCGAACCACCCGTAAGCAACAGAGCAGGACGCTGATTCTGCAGCAACGCATCGAACCCCGGAGCCGCAATTACAACAGGACTATTCGCAAGATCTGCTCCCGTCGCAATATCCAACGCATGAAGCCTCTGGATAAAGCCATCTCCCACCCTCGTCAACGCCACCACATACAGCGTCTCACTCTCCACATCAATCACCGGCGTGCCGATAATCCCCATCTTGCCATTGATGTCGAGACACCCGAACTTCGCATCATGCAGATTCGCCGGCGTGCCAAAGTTCACATGCCAGATAGGCGCAGCCGCACTCTCATCATTCGCATCGAAAGCATAGACGCTGTTATTCACCGTCGTCACATAGACAACGTCATGCGTACCACCAATCTTCACGTTCGACACATAAAGCGGCTGGCCATAGACCTGATCATCGACAACGCGCTTGAACAGCATCCCAAACTGCTTCACATTCACATTCGCAGGAGTAAGCACTGTCTCCTGGAGATTAGCTCCCGTCCGCAGTCTGTCATTGTGCTGCGTGAGAACGTTGACTTGCCCCCATCCCGAAGAAGACGCCATCCCCACCGTTGCAAAGACAATCAGCCCACGCCAATAGCGCTTTAGATTCATTCTCTTTCCATCTCCATTCCCAGCGCGTCAAGGCCCCCGCACGCCAGAAAATTATAGCTGCGCTTATCGCCTTTCCTAACCTTTCCGCTCATCCATACCAACCATTCGCCGATAAGGAAAAGAGCAGCGATCTAAGGAGACCGAAAAGCGTGAGCCTGGAATTGATCGACGAAACAATACAGAGTGCCTTCCTCTCACCCATCACCGACACCGCAACCCTCGATCAGAGCGTCGAAGAGGTTCTCGGCCTCATGCTCGGCGTCCCCGTCAGCGTGGCTGAAAATACCGTCGCCGAATCCGACTCAGTTACCCTAACCGCTGTCATCGGCCTCGCCGGAGCGCTCAGCGGCGCCTATACCGTTCTCGTCCCATCAGAAGCCGCGATGCAAATGACGGCCTGCATGGCTGGCATCGAGATTACCTCCGTCGACGAGACCGTCATCGACGGCCTGGGCGAGATCACCAACATGCTCGCAGGAGCATGGAAATCCAAGATCGCCACCCTCAATGCCGCCTGCCTCCTCTCGGTTCCCACCGTCGTCACCGGCACCCAGTACGAGGTTCACAAGCGCACCTCTTCCTTCCGCCTCTCTCGCAGCTACCGATTCAACGATTCGCTCTTCACTGTCAGCATCTATGGCGAAAACCCATAGCTAAAATGACACGGCAAGCTCCTTCCTTCGTTGTAATCACCCACCTCCAAAATTGACACCGGACGAGCAGCGGCGCATGATGATTTTGTCCTTGCGACCTCTTCGTCGGACCGACCGGCCCCCTGACAAACAATTCAGTTTCAGGAGCGCGTCCACATGTATCGAGACACCGCACGAATCTATTCCGTCCAACCCACCGCTAGCGCGCCCCAAGCCAATAAAGGTCGCATTCTTCTGATCGCCGCTACAGTTCTTGCAACGACCGTGCCTGCAATCGCACAAGCAGGCGGAGATCTCCAGCAGAAACTAGCGGCAGTGAAACAATCGGCTGCCGAGAACCAGCAAAAGCTGCACAAATATCAATGGACGGAGACCACCCAGCTAAACCTCAAAGGCGAGGATAGACCCCCGACTCAATCGATGTGCCAGTACGGCCCTGACGGGAAGGTACAGAAGACCCCCATGAGCGCCCCGCCACCACCGCCAACCGGAGGGAGACTCAAGCAGAGGGTAGTCGAGAAGAAGAAAGAAGAGATGAAGGATTACATGGGACAGGTAAAGACCCTGCTCGCCATGTACGTCCCGCCCGATCCCCAGCGCATGCAACAAGCCTTCCAATCCGGCAAAGCCTCACCTAGGGGCGCGGGAGGAATCATATTCAAAGATTACGCTCTACCCGGCGACCAAATGACGATCTCTTTTGACCCTGAGGCTAAGAAAATCAGCTCGGTGAACGTCAACACTTACATGGACGATCCGAAAGACATCGTCACACTGGCAGTACAGTTCGCCCAGCTGCCCGACGGCACCAACCATGTACAACAAAGTGTTCTAGACGCGACCGCCAAGCAACTCAAGGTGACAACCACAAACACCAACTACCACCCAATCTGAGCCTATTGACATCCATCTCTCAACCAGATTTATCCGCAGTCGCCTCCAATGGAAGCACCGGTGCAGACCGATGTTAAGCCCTCATCTCTGCTAGCATCGAAGTTTGGCCACCATGATGACTAGCACCAGCACCGAAGCCCCCATCCGCGTCCGCATAGCCCCCTCCCCAACCGGCGATCCACACGTCGGCACGGCCTACATCGGCCTGCTCAACTACATCTACGCTCGCCAGCGCGACGGCAAATTTGTCCTCCGCATCGAGGACACCGACCGCACCCGCTTTGTCCCCACCTCCGAGCAGATGATCTTCGACTCCCTCCGCTGGCTCGGCCTCACCTGGGACGAAGGCCCAGACGTCGGCGGCCCCCACGGCCCCTACCGCCAGTCCGAGCGCACCGAAATCTATCGCGAGCACGCCAACATCCTCCTCGCCAACGGCACCGCGTACCGCTGCTTCTGCACCGCCGAAGAGCTCGAAGCCGTCCGCAAGCAGCAAACCGCCGCCAAGCTTCCCCCACGCTACCCGGGCACCTGCCGCCTCCTCACGCCCGAGCAGATCGCCGCGAACGAAGCCGCCAACAAACCCTTCGTCATCCGCCTCGCCGTGCCTCCACGCGCCAACGACTCCACCGCCTCCACCACCTTCCGCGACGAACTCCGCGGCGACATCACCTTCGACCATAACAACGTCGACGACCAGGTCCTCATGAAGTCCGACGGCTTCCCCACTTATCACCTCGCCAACGTCGTCGACGACCACCTCATGCAGATCACCGACGTCATCCGGGCCGAAGAGTGGATCTCCAGCACCCCCAAACACGTCCTCCTCTACAAAGCCTTCGGCTGGCAGCTCCCTCGCTTCTGGCACATGCCGCTCCTGCGCAATCTGGACAAGTCAAAAATCTCCAAGCGCAAAAACCCCGTCTCCCTCATCTACTACCGCGACTCGGGCTACCTCCCCGAAGCCATCATCAACTTCCTCGGCCTCATGGGCGGCGGCATGCCTGCCGACATCAACGGTGGCACTGAGCAATTCACACTAGCCGAGATGGTCGAGCACTTCGTCTTCACCAACATCCGCCTCGGCGGCCCAGTCTTCGACCTCACCAAGCTCAAGTGGCTCAACGGCGAATACCTCCGCAAGCTAACCCCCGACCAGTTCTACGCCGAGCTACGCAAAACCGTCCTATCCGACGCCTACCTCAGCCACATCGCGCCCCTCATCCAAACCCGCATCGAAACCCTCGCCCAATTCGGCGACCTCACCAGCTTCTTCTTCCGCGACGACGTCCTGCCCTCACAAGAAGTCTTCCTGCCCAAGAAGCGCACCCTCGAAGAGACCATAGCCTTCGCCACCGACCAGCTAGCCGTCCTTGAAGCCACCGACTGGACTCATGAAGCTCTCGAGCCCGCGCTTAAAAAACTAGGCGAAGAAAAATCCTGGTCCGTCAAAGAAAACTTCATGCTCCTCCGAGCCATCATCACCGGCAGCACCATGTCCCCACCACTCCTTGAAAGCATGATCGTCTTCGGCAAAGCCCGCAGTCTCGACCGCGTCCGCCGCTTCCTCGATGCGCAGAAGAAACAAGCCACGCAGAAGAAGTAGCTCTCTCGCTATCACTCCAGCAGTCAAAACATAGCCCCGGGAGCGAGCCTGGGGCTATCTCATAAGGTCACTTCACTCAAGCTACGTTCTCGATCAGGTACGCCTGAATCTCCGCGAACTCCTCCTCCGAAAGCCGGAACGTAGCCGCAGGAATCACGCCCTCGACCTGCTTCGCATTCCGTCCGCCGACGATCGCCGCGGTCACCGCGGGATGATGCAGCGTCCAAGCAATCGCGATGACGCCCGCGCTCACTCCATGACGCTTCCCAATCTCGCCGATGAAGTCCGCCACGGCAAGGTTCCGCGACAGCAGCGGCTCCTGGTAGTTCTTGGCATTGCGGCGGAAGTCGTCCTGGGGAAAGTTCGCCACGCGCTCCTTCGTCATCGCTCCAGTCAGCAAACCCGAGTGCATAGGAGCGTAGTTGATCACCCCAACGCCGTTCTTCTGGCAAAACGGCAGCACCTCAGCCTCAATCGCGCGGTTCAGCATCGAGTATGGCGGCTGGCTCGACGTAATGGGAGCGATCTTCATCGCCCGTTCCATCTGAACAACACTGAAGTTTGAGACGCCAATCCAGCGCACCTTGCCTTCCCTCCGAAGATTGGCCATCACGCCCCACGCCTCTTCGATCTCTTCGTCCGGCTTCGGCCAGTGCATCTGGTACAGGTCGATCGTCTCCACCCCAAGCCGCCGCAGACTATCCTCACACTCGCGCCGAACCTGCTTCAAATCATTCGACACCTCACGCTTTTCGTTCCACACCAGACCGCACTTCGTGAACACATACGGGTTCTGTGAGGCCATCTTCAGCGCGCGCGCAACAACCTCCTCCGAGTGGCCAAGACCGTACACGGCAGCCGTATCGATCCAGTTGATCCCTAGATCCAGCGCCTTATGGATCGCCGCAATCGAATCGTTATCGTCCTGCGGTCCCCACGCAAACTGCCAGTCACCCCCGCCGATCGCCCATGCTCCAAATCCAATCGGCGTAAGCTTCATATCGGAGTTGCCAAGCGTCTTCTTTTCCATATCTTCATTTTAGAAGCTACAGTCGTGGGACTTTAGACTTGTTCATCATCTATTAACCCTCTATAACCTCGAGCGTCGATTGAACTCCCTCCATCAACGGGTTTAAAATCCCGTTGAACAAGCCCATGGGAGGTTCCCATGCCTCACTACGAATACTTCTGCAAAGTCTGCAACAAAACATTCACCCTAACCCTGCATATCGCCGAACACGACGCCGAAAATCCCGCCTGCCCGCATTGCGGCAGCCACAATATAGAACAGCGCTGGTCAACCTTCTCCGCCGTCACCTCACGAAAGAGCGCCTGAGCCAACGGCACTAGAGCCGCCGCCTTCGCTTCGTTGCAAACTTGTCACTCTCCCGTCACGTCCCAGCAACAACCGCCAGCTAGCCTCACCTCGCAGTCGACTTCAACTCCAAGCGAGGCTCTCCCCATGGCAACTGACCGTCGCACATTCCTGCAACTCCTCTCCACCTCCGCCCTCACCGCCGCCTTCCCCGCAAGCATCGCCCGCGCGCTCTCCATCCCCGCCAACAACAGCACCGGCACCATCAACGACGTCGAGCACATCGTCTTCATGATGCAGGAGAACCGCTCCTTCGATCATTACTTCGGCACCCTCCGCGGCGTCCGCGGCTTCGGCGACCCTCGCGCCGTCACCCTCCCCTCCGGCAATCCAGTCTGGTACCAGCCCAATGGCGGCAGCAACTACGTCCTTCCCTTCCACCCCGGCGCGCCTAACCTCGGCCTCCAGTTCCTGCAAGACCTCGCCCACGACTGGACCACCACACATGCCGCCTGGAACGAGGGCAATAACGATCAGTGGGTCCCGCAAAAAGGCACCACCACCATGGCCCACCTCACCCGCAGCGACATTCCCTTCCACTACGCCCTCGCCGACGCCTTCACCGTATGCGACGCCTACCACTGCTCTCTCCTCGGCCCCACCGACCCCAACCGTTACCACATGTGGACAGGCTGGGTCGGCAACGACGGCAAAAACGGCGGTCCCGTCATCGACAACGCCGAAGCCGGCTACGATTGGTCCACTTATCCCGAACTCCTCGAAAAAGCCGGCGTCTCCTGGAAGATCTATCAAGACATCGGCGAAGGCCTCGACGCCAGCGACTTCTGGGGATGGACCGGCGACAACCCCTACATCGGCAACTACGGCGACAACTCACTCCTCTACTTCCACCAGTATCAAAACGCGCCGCAGGGCTCGCCCCTCGCCGAAAAAGCCCGCACCGGTACCAACATCCTTAAATCAGGCACACTCTTCGACATCTTCAAACAGGACGTAAGCAGCGGCAATCTCCCACAAGTCTCCTGGGTCGTCGCGCCCGAGTCCTACACCGAACACCCCAACTGGCCCGCCAACTACGGCGCATGGTACGTCTCCCAGATCCTCGATATCCTCACCGCCAACCCCGATACTTGGAGCAAGACCGCCTTCTTCCTCATGTACGACGAGAACGACGGCTTCTTCGACCACATGCCTCCCCCCGTCCCGCCGTCGTCCAGCGCCCAGGGCAAATCCACCGTCCCCATCACCAACGAAATCTTCGAAGGCAACTCCGAGTACCCCGCCGGCCCCTACGGCCTCGGCCAGCGCGTTCCCATGGTCGTCATCTCTCCTTGGAGCAAAGGCGGCTACGTCAACTCCGAAGTCTTCGACCATACCTCACTCATCCAATTCGTCGAAAAGCGCTTCGGCGTCAAACAGCCCAACATCACCAAATGGCGCAGAGCCGTCACCGGAGACCTCACCTCTGCCTTCAACTTCACCTCACCGAACGCCGCCACCGTACCGCTACCCAGCACCGTAGCCTACGTCCCACCAGACAACGCACGGCACCCCGACTACATCCCCACCCCACCCACCGACCAAGCCATCCCAATTCAGGAGTCGGGAACGCGACCAGCCCGAGCCGTCCCCTACGTTCTCAACGCCCAAGGAGAGGCCGGCTTCCTAAACCAAACCTTCCGCATCGACTTCAACAACATCGGCAAAGCCACCGCCGTCTTCCACGTCCGCTCCGGCAACGCCCAAAACGGCCCATGGACGTACACTTTAGAACCCGGCACCCTTGTCTCCGATCGCTGGAAGCTTCAATCCACCCAGGGCGTCTACGATCTCTCCGTCTACGGTCCCAACGGCTTCCTACGCGTCTTCAAAGGAAGCACCGCCAGCACCGATAAAGCGAATCTCGAGATCACCACCCTGTACGATGCCGTCCGCTCCCGCGTCACCCTTGAGATCGTCAACCGCGGCCCCGCCTGCCAGTTCACCGTCTTCGACTCCTACACTGGCGAAACAACAACGCACACACTTAAAGCAGGCGACACCATCTCAACCCACTCGCCACGAAAACAGTTCTACGGCTGGTACGACTTCACCATCGAAGCCAGCTCCGACACTACCTTCCAGCGCCGCATCGCAGGCCACGTCGAAACCGGAGAAGACAGCATGACCGATCCTGCTATCGGCACAATCCGCCTGTGAATCATCCCAACTCAAAAAAGCGGGCGCGATATGCGCCCGTCTCTTTTTTTGGGACCAGACCAAGCCTATGCACTAATCCTGCGCCTAAGAGTACCCGCCAATCCAACCAGGCCCGTACCCATCAAAATTAATGAACCCGGTTCCGGGATTGGAGCGAAGTCCCCATCCACTGCCATGCCCGAGGCTGAGTCGCCGAGCTTCACACCCGCAAGCGAATCGCCTACCAGGTACCATAACCCACAGCTGTTGCTGAACTTACGAGACACCTGCGCAGTTTCCCGATATCCTTTCAACGTCGAGCAACACCCGTACTTCAGGGCTGCATGCTCAGCACGACCTTCATCTCGACTCACTCAAAGGAGAACGGAATGGCCGACAGCACTACCCTCATCCCAGCAACCGAATTGGCAGCAAAAAACAAAGCCCACTTCCCTAACGAAAGCAGTGAATATCGACAAGCGCGCAACGCCCTCCTCGCCGAGGAGCTCGAACTCCGCCGTCACATCGAACGAGTCGCCGCGCTCCGCCGTGCCCCTCC encodes:
- a CDS encoding phosphocholine-specific phospholipase C; this translates as MATDRRTFLQLLSTSALTAAFPASIARALSIPANNSTGTINDVEHIVFMMQENRSFDHYFGTLRGVRGFGDPRAVTLPSGNPVWYQPNGGSNYVLPFHPGAPNLGLQFLQDLAHDWTTTHAAWNEGNNDQWVPQKGTTTMAHLTRSDIPFHYALADAFTVCDAYHCSLLGPTDPNRYHMWTGWVGNDGKNGGPVIDNAEAGYDWSTYPELLEKAGVSWKIYQDIGEGLDASDFWGWTGDNPYIGNYGDNSLLYFHQYQNAPQGSPLAEKARTGTNILKSGTLFDIFKQDVSSGNLPQVSWVVAPESYTEHPNWPANYGAWYVSQILDILTANPDTWSKTAFFLMYDENDGFFDHMPPPVPPSSSAQGKSTVPITNEIFEGNSEYPAGPYGLGQRVPMVVISPWSKGGYVNSEVFDHTSLIQFVEKRFGVKQPNITKWRRAVTGDLTSAFNFTSPNAATVPLPSTVAYVPPDNARHPDYIPTPPTDQAIPIQESGTRPARAVPYVLNAQGEAGFLNQTFRIDFNNIGKATAVFHVRSGNAQNGPWTYTLEPGTLVSDRWKLQSTQGVYDLSVYGPNGFLRVFKGSTASTDKANLEITTLYDAVRSRVTLEIVNRGPACQFTVFDSYTGETTTHTLKAGDTISTHSPRKQFYGWYDFTIEASSDTTFQRRIAGHVETGEDSMTDPAIGTIRL
- a CDS encoding PEP-CTERM sorting domain-containing protein, with translation MAVDGDFAPIPEPGSLILMGTGLVGLAGTLRRRISA